One genomic window of Polyangium aurulentum includes the following:
- a CDS encoding serine/threonine-protein kinase, giving the protein MSSGLPESIRRLLARPEDERRIGSYRLKRQLGQGGFAPVWLADEIAGSTTLRQAAVKLFSLDASTDERVRQEIIDEAERLCRVEHPNIVRFYALPLDEARGVVGLAMEYVAGETLAQRLRDREQLTLKETIDVGIALASALVAVHGAGLVHRDVTPLNVVVNGALVGSPAAYKLIDFGIAAATPRRVITNGASGRAPFSSDPAISRERPSHEPLVGKRGYVDPVCWRDRSPATSASDLYALGAVLFICLAGRIPAAGGGALDEDVLTGKKRATRISMLVSDLPAALVDLIDALLDPEPEARPRSAELVVVELERLRGTIAGGKRALPTEDEGPFRGLGRFEQQHRDVFFGRRVEVAAAIEALRTRGLCALVGPSGTGKSSLARAGILPALEEGALGGPRRWESVVVSPDVDPRQVLTTRLFHMGLDPSKPPADAVARIEEWIGGERRGLVLLVDQLEEIATLEKSNDGLGESRAWTMDFLARLGERPFPGLRVIVTARRDLLDPILAHRALGHVMMRGTVLVSPLGGAAWGEVIDAALESYGYAFEDATLRKDLLDSLAATADAMPLVEFALTKLWEERDRKNKRITRAGWQKLRGIAGALDDHAEATLALVTKVGVPEVVAQRVLLALTTPGGARMARPVSALTDGGRDGHAERVVRIFEEARLVVREGERRGSGDRVTLAHEALLLHWRRLRKWVEDEREERLLIDDFAQAASLWDDRKHDDLLWGRRRLLLLQEVLRLRSHKLDGAEKRFFQASQWASRRSRLVAGVVGAVIAVGAIAGGGAYLRAEARRAIAEAAAEREKSLRVEAEKREQERAREALEAYVKLREALGQQAQRTPPEQMASALDAGAEAGVVVAVVEPPKPAVPALLDPGTIGKIEDYLAERERAQEPVPEPLADLLKEDLDLPPLPAPTAVALAPTAVPLPPGSVVTPVLQKVPRDIVLGEAYSALGKAKQQAAACRRDDGPHGPGKLALVIDPNGSVSSVAIENPYTGTTVAPCVDGIFRRVRVSPFEGKPIPVIWSFSIP; this is encoded by the coding sequence ATGTCGAGCGGCCTCCCCGAGTCGATCCGCCGGCTGCTCGCGCGGCCGGAGGACGAGCGGCGCATCGGGTCTTACAGGCTCAAGCGGCAGCTCGGTCAGGGCGGCTTCGCGCCCGTGTGGCTCGCGGACGAGATCGCGGGGAGCACCACGCTCCGGCAGGCGGCGGTGAAGCTCTTCTCGCTCGACGCCTCGACCGACGAGCGGGTGCGGCAGGAGATCATCGACGAGGCCGAGCGGCTCTGCCGCGTCGAGCACCCGAACATCGTGCGCTTCTACGCGCTGCCCCTCGACGAGGCGCGCGGCGTGGTGGGGCTCGCGATGGAGTACGTGGCGGGCGAGACGCTCGCGCAGCGGCTGCGCGACAGGGAGCAGCTCACGCTGAAGGAGACGATCGACGTCGGCATCGCGCTCGCCTCGGCCCTCGTCGCGGTGCACGGCGCGGGGCTCGTGCATCGCGACGTGACGCCCCTCAACGTGGTCGTCAACGGTGCGCTCGTCGGCTCGCCTGCGGCGTACAAGCTGATCGACTTCGGCATCGCGGCGGCGACGCCGAGGCGCGTGATCACCAATGGTGCGTCGGGACGAGCGCCGTTCTCGTCCGATCCTGCGATCTCGCGAGAGCGGCCCTCGCACGAGCCGCTCGTGGGCAAGCGCGGGTATGTCGATCCGGTGTGCTGGCGCGATCGATCGCCGGCGACGAGCGCGAGCGATCTGTACGCGCTCGGGGCCGTCCTGTTCATCTGCCTCGCGGGGCGCATCCCGGCGGCGGGCGGGGGCGCGCTCGACGAGGACGTGCTCACGGGCAAGAAGCGCGCGACGCGCATTTCGATGCTCGTCTCGGATCTGCCTGCGGCGCTGGTCGATCTGATCGACGCGCTGCTCGACCCCGAGCCGGAGGCGAGGCCGCGGTCGGCGGAGCTGGTGGTGGTGGAGCTCGAGCGGCTGCGCGGCACGATCGCGGGCGGAAAGCGCGCGCTGCCGACCGAGGACGAGGGGCCGTTCCGCGGGCTCGGGCGCTTCGAGCAGCAGCACCGCGACGTGTTCTTCGGGCGCCGCGTCGAGGTGGCGGCCGCGATCGAGGCGCTGCGCACGCGCGGCCTGTGCGCGCTCGTGGGCCCGAGCGGCACGGGCAAGAGCAGCCTGGCGCGCGCGGGGATCCTGCCTGCGCTCGAGGAGGGCGCGCTCGGCGGGCCGCGGCGATGGGAGTCGGTGGTCGTGTCGCCGGACGTCGATCCGCGGCAGGTGCTGACGACGCGGCTCTTCCACATGGGCCTCGATCCGTCGAAGCCGCCGGCCGACGCGGTGGCGCGGATCGAGGAGTGGATCGGGGGCGAGCGGCGCGGGCTCGTGCTGCTGGTCGATCAGCTCGAGGAGATCGCGACGCTCGAGAAGTCGAACGACGGGCTCGGGGAGAGCCGCGCGTGGACGATGGACTTTCTCGCGCGCCTCGGGGAGCGGCCCTTCCCGGGGCTGCGCGTGATCGTGACGGCGCGGCGCGATCTGCTCGACCCGATCCTCGCGCACCGCGCGCTCGGGCACGTGATGATGCGCGGTACGGTGCTGGTCTCGCCGCTCGGGGGCGCGGCGTGGGGCGAGGTGATCGACGCGGCGCTCGAGAGCTACGGCTATGCCTTCGAGGACGCGACGCTGCGCAAGGACCTGCTCGATTCGCTGGCGGCGACGGCGGACGCAATGCCGCTCGTCGAGTTCGCGCTGACGAAGCTGTGGGAGGAGCGCGACCGGAAGAACAAGCGAATCACGCGCGCGGGGTGGCAGAAGCTGCGGGGCATTGCGGGCGCGCTCGACGATCACGCGGAGGCGACGCTCGCGCTGGTGACGAAGGTGGGGGTGCCGGAGGTGGTGGCGCAGCGGGTGTTGCTCGCGCTGACCACGCCGGGCGGCGCGCGCATGGCGAGGCCGGTCTCGGCGCTGACGGACGGTGGGCGCGACGGGCACGCCGAGCGGGTGGTGCGCATCTTCGAGGAGGCGCGGCTGGTCGTGCGGGAGGGCGAGCGCCGGGGCTCGGGCGACCGGGTGACGCTCGCGCACGAGGCATTGCTGCTGCACTGGCGCAGGCTGCGCAAATGGGTGGAGGACGAGCGGGAGGAGCGGCTCCTCATCGACGATTTCGCGCAGGCGGCCTCGTTATGGGACGACCGCAAGCACGACGACCTGCTCTGGGGCCGGCGGAGGCTGCTGCTGTTGCAGGAGGTCTTGCGGCTGCGCAGCCACAAGCTCGACGGGGCGGAGAAGAGGTTTTTCCAGGCAAGCCAGTGGGCCTCGCGAAGGAGCCGCCTGGTCGCCGGCGTCGTGGGGGCGGTGATCGCGGTCGGTGCAATCGCGGGGGGCGGGGCGTACCTGCGCGCCGAGGCGCGGCGCGCGATTGCCGAGGCGGCGGCGGAGCGGGAAAAGTCGCTGCGCGTCGAGGCGGAGAAGCGCGAGCAGGAGCGGGCGCGGGAGGCGCTCGAGGCCTACGTGAAGCTGCGGGAGGCGCTCGGACAGCAGGCGCAGCGCACGCCGCCGGAGCAGATGGCAAGCGCGCTCGACGCGGGCGCCGAGGCGGGCGTGGTGGTGGCGGTGGTGGAGCCGCCGAAGCCCGCGGTGCCGGCGCTGCTCGACCCGGGGACCATTGGCAAGATCGAGGACTATCTCGCGGAGCGGGAGCGGGCGCAGGAGCCCGTGCCCGAGCCCTTGGCGGACCTGCTGAAGGAGGATCTCGATTTGCCGCCGCTGCCGGCGCCGACGGCGGTCGCATTGGCGCCGACGGCCGTGCCATTGCCGCCGGGGAGCGTCGTGACGCCCGTGCTGCAAAAGGTGCCGCGGGACATCGTGCTCGGGGAGGCGTATTCGGCGCTCGGGAAGGCGAAGCAGCAGGCCGCCGCGTGCCGGCGCGACGACGGCCCGCACGGGCCGGGCAAGCTGGCGCTGGTGATCGATCCGAATGGCTCGGTGTCGTCGGTCGCCATCGAAAACCCGTATACCGGGACGACCGTGGCGCCGTGCGTGGATGGGATCTTCAGGCGAGTGCGGGTGTCGCCGTTCGAGGGGAAGCCGATCCCGGTGATCTGGTCGTTTTCGATTCCGTGA